From the Micromonospora lupini genome, one window contains:
- a CDS encoding NUDIX domain-containing protein, whose protein sequence is MSERSERSTGLTSAVEHRYEVRSREERYRGRIFDVVSEVVTMPGGGTALRDLVRHVGAVAVVALDDAGQVVLIRQYRHPVGRHLWELPAGLMDVSGEELPAAALRELAEEADLTAGRIDVLVDLHSSPGFTNELVRVYLARELAYVPVSERHERRDEEADLQIVRLALDEAVDMVLAGEITNASAVAGLLAAARARDTGFTQLRRADAPLPR, encoded by the coding sequence GTGAGCGAGCGGAGCGAGCGAAGCACCGGCCTCACCAGCGCGGTCGAGCACCGCTACGAGGTGCGCTCCCGTGAGGAGCGCTACCGGGGTCGGATCTTCGACGTGGTCAGCGAGGTGGTGACCATGCCGGGAGGTGGGACCGCGCTGCGTGACCTCGTCCGGCACGTCGGGGCGGTGGCCGTGGTGGCTCTCGACGACGCCGGTCAGGTGGTGCTGATCCGGCAGTACCGGCACCCGGTCGGCCGGCACCTGTGGGAGCTGCCGGCCGGGCTGATGGACGTCTCCGGTGAGGAGTTGCCGGCCGCCGCGTTGCGGGAGCTGGCCGAGGAGGCCGACCTCACGGCCGGTCGGATCGACGTGCTCGTCGACCTGCACAGCTCGCCGGGTTTCACCAACGAGCTGGTCCGGGTCTACCTGGCACGGGAGCTGGCCTACGTGCCGGTGTCCGAGCGCCACGAGCGCCGCGACGAGGAGGCCGACCTGCAGATCGTCCGGCTGGCCCTGGACGAGGCGGTCGACATGGTCCTGGCCGGTGAGATCACCAACGCGTCCGCGGTGGCCGGGCTGCTCGCCGCGGCCCGCGCCAGGGACACCGGTTTCACGCAGCTGCGCCGTGCGGACGCGCCGCTGCCGCGCTGA
- a CDS encoding TM2 domain-containing protein has protein sequence MWRYGQRASGSLVCPPMTTPPYQQPGYAPGYSDKSKVVAGILGILLGTFGAGRFYTGHTKIAVLQLVVSLVTCGVGALWGVIDGIMILVNGGTDAQGRTLRD, from the coding sequence GTGTGGCGGTACGGACAGCGGGCGAGTGGATCACTAGTGTGTCCGCCCATGACCACTCCTCCTTACCAGCAGCCCGGGTACGCCCCGGGTTACTCCGACAAGAGCAAGGTCGTCGCGGGCATCCTCGGCATCCTGCTCGGCACCTTCGGGGCCGGTCGGTTCTACACCGGACACACCAAGATCGCCGTTCTCCAGCTCGTCGTGAGCCTGGTGACCTGCGGTGTCGGCGCGCTCTGGGGCGTCATCGACGGCATCATGATCCTGGTCAACGGCGGCACGGACGCGCAGGGCCGCACGCTGCGCGACTGA